A stretch of DNA from Micromonospora sp. WMMD1155:
TGGTGCCCACGGCTGGCCCGCAGCGAGCGGGTCGGGTGGCGGGATCGGAGCCGAGGACGGCGGCGCAGTCGGATCCGGCGGCTGCGGGCTGGGCGTCGAACCCGGCGGCTCCGGGCTGGGCGTCGGATCCGGCGGCTGCGGGCTGGGCGTCGGATCCGGCGGCTGCGGGCTGGGCGTCGGATCCGACGGGGAGGAGGGGGACGGATCGGGCGACGGCGCGTCGGACATGGCTGCTCCGGACGGGATCGGGTATGGGACGAACGGGCCGAGGGCAGGCGCGCCGAACCCGCCGAGAGACTGTCGTAACCGCAGGCGTGCCGCAACCCCGTGGGCTCCCGTCCCTTCCCGCGTGGGCTGTGACGCTCGTCCCGTTGCGACCCGCCAACCATCTATCGCTCAGATTCCGTGATTGATAACCCGACTTTCGAGCACCCATCGTGAGTGAAACTGGGTTAGGCTGCGGGCCATGTGTGGAATCGTGGGATACGCGGGCGCGCGCCCCGCACTGGGCATCGTGCTCGACGGACTGCGGCGGCTGGAATACCGCGGCTACGACTCGGCGGGCGTCGCGATCGTCTGCGACGACCAGCTGCTGACCGAGAAGAAGGCCGGCAAGCTGGCCAACCTCGAGAAGGTGCTCTCCGAGCGGGCCGCCGACGACCCGACCTCCTGCGCGGCCAGCCCGATCGGCATCGGTGACGGCACCACCGGCATCGGCCACACCCGGTGGGCCACCCACGGCGGCCCGACCGACCGCAACGCCCACCCGCACGTCGCACCGGACGGCCGGGTCGCGGTCATCCACAACGGCATCATCGAGAACTTCGCCAAGCTGCGTGCCGAGCTGGAGGCCGACGGGGTCCAGTTCGCCAGCGACACCGACACCGAGTGCGCCGCCCACCTGCTCTCCGCCGCGCTGGCTGACCTGCGCGCCGCCGGTCAGCCCGACGGCCCGCAACTGCTCGCCGCCGGAATGCGGGTGGTCTGCCAGCGGCTGGAGGGCGCGTTCACCCTGCTCGCGGTGGATGCCGCGGTGCCGGGCGCGGTCGTCGGCGCCCGACGTAACTCGCCGCTGGTCGTCGGGCGGGGCGATGGGGAGAACTACCTGGCCAGTGACGTGGCCGCGTTCATCGAGCACACCCGGGAAGCGGTCGAGCTGGGCCAGGACCAGATCGTCTTGATCACCGGTGACAGCATCGAGATCACCGACTTCGAGGGCCGGCCCGCCGCCGGCAAGGACTTCCACATCGACTGGGACTCCTCGGCTGCCGAGAAGGGCGGCTACGACTGGTTCATGCTCAAGGAGATCGAGGAGCAGCCGCAGGCCATCGCCGACACGCTGCTCGGTCGGCTCACCGAGACCGGTGAGATCGCCCTCGACGAGGTCCGCCTCAGCGACCAGGACCTGCGCGACGTCGACAAGATCTTCATCGTGGCCTGCGGCACGGCGTACCACGCCGGGATGGTCGCCAAGTACGCCATCGAGCACTGGACCCGGATTCCGTGCGAGGTGGAGCTGGCCAGCGAGTTCCGCTACCGCGACCCGGTGCTCGACCGGTCCACGCTGATCGTGGTGATCTCGCAGTCCGGCGAGACGATGGACACCCTGATGGCGCTGCGCCACGCCAAGGACCAGAAGGCCCGGGTGCTGGCGATCTGCAACACCAACGGCTCGACCATCCCGCGCGAGTCGGACGCGGTGCTCTACACCCACGGCGGGCCGGAGATCGCCGTCGCCTCCACCAAGGCGTTCCTCACCCAGGTCGTCGCCTGCTACCTGATCGGTCTGCACCTGGCCCAGGTGCGCGGCATCAAGTTCGCCGACGAGGTGGGCGCGGTCGTCGCCCAGTTGCAGGAGATCCCGGGCAAGCTGCGCGAGCTGCTCGACCGGATCGAACCCGTCCGTGAGCTGGCCCGGGACCTGAAGTCCGAGCCGACGGTGCTGTTCATCGGCCGGCACGTCGGCTACCCGGTGGCCCTGGAGGGTGCGCTGAAGCTCAAGGAGTTGGCGTACATGCACGCCGAGGGCTTCGCGGCCGGCGAGCTGAAGCACGGCCCGATCGCCTTGATCGACAAGGGCACCCCGGTGATCTGCGTGGTGCCGTCGCCGGTCGGCCGGGGCATGCTGCACGACAAGGTCGTCTCCAACATCCAGGAGGTCCGGGCCCGTGGTGCGCGGACCATCGTGATCGCCGAGGAGGGCGACGAGGCCGTCGTCCGGTACGCCGACCACCTGATCTACGTGCCGCGTACGCCGACCCTGCTGGCCCCGCTCGTCACCACGGTGCCGTTGCAGGTGTTCGCCGCCGAGATCGCCGACGCCCGTGGGCACGACGTGGACCAGCCCCGCAACCTGGCCAAGTCGGTCACCGTCGAGTAGTAGCTCAACGGCCCAACACGACCCGGGCCATCCCGTCCAGCGCGGGGTTGCCCGGGTCCCAGTAACCGGTGTGGCCGCCCCGCCCGCCGTCGAAGACCCGGCCGCCGAACCCCGGGGCCGACGGGTCGTGACCGAACCACAGCTCATGCCCGGTCCGGTCGGGCCAGCCGAGCAGGGCGGCCAGCGGCGCCGCGCCCAGCAGGGCGCGGCGACCGAGCTCGTCCGCCGAACGGGCCGCGCGGATCACGTCGCCGGAGGCGCTGCTCGCCCAGACCTCCCCGGGCGGCACGCCCAACTCGGCCGCGTGCGACGCGCCGACCCCGGGCGAGCCGACGAAGACCAGCGCGTCGGCGGCCAGCCCGTGCTCCCGGGCCGTCACACCCACCACCAGCGACCCGTAACTGTGCCCGAGGACGGTCTGCCGGGCCGGTGACCCCTCATGGGTGGCCCGCAACCCCTCCTGGAAGCGGTGCAGCGCCGGGCCGGCGTCGCGTGCCTGGCCCGCCGAGACGGCCTCGGTCAGGGAATCCGGAGCGTCGTAGTCCAACCAGAGCACCGCCGCGCTGCGCTCACCCGGAGCCAGCGCGGCGCACCGGTCCAGCACCCGCGCCGCCCTGCCCAGCTCGCCGGGGGCGTCGTCCAGGCCGGCGGTCATCCCCGGCACATAGGTCAGCACCCGGTCGGCCCGGTCCGGGTCGCCGAGCGCCACCACCACCCGGCCCTCACCGGCCGGATCCAACCCGAGCAGGTACGCCCGGGGCCCCCCGCCGGCCGCCAGCCGACCGGCCAGCGCGTCCAGGCCGGCCAACCGCCCGGCCACCCCGCGCAGCCCGACCGACGCGAGTGGCCCGGGCGGCACCCGGCCCAGCAGACCCCTGCGCTCGGCCAGCAGCTCCTCCCGCCACACCGCGAGCCGCAGCCGGTTGGCCTGGTCGCGGGCGGCCACCGGCACGCCGTCCCACCGGCCCACCAGTGCCGGCTCGTGCCCGACCAGCCAGCGTCGCTGCGCCGGGGTCAGACCCGACCACCAGGCGTGGACCAGCGTCGGCGCGGCGTCGAGGGCCGGTCGGCCCGGCGGTGGCGGGGACGCCCACCCGCTGGCGGCGGCCCGGGTCA
This window harbors:
- a CDS encoding alpha/beta hydrolase → MSSVGYRQLWAADPSGWRAAGVAWLGLTEPVERRAGELRAAGGRLRGGWSGVAATAADVRLVGLRDELTSVLPALIEADQVLADFAGRLTSAKARLADAVARAEASGLVVDRTGRVHVDPARHRSTERDGVAAARVTAALRDALDEAGAADRFAADRLDELTRAAASGWASPPPPGRPALDAAPTLVHAWWSGLTPAQRRWLVGHEPALVGRWDGVPVAARDQANRLRLAVWREELLAERRGLLGRVPPGPLASVGLRGVAGRLAGLDALAGRLAAGGGPRAYLLGLDPAGEGRVVVALGDPDRADRVLTYVPGMTAGLDDAPGELGRAARVLDRCAALAPGERSAAVLWLDYDAPDSLTEAVSAGQARDAGPALHRFQEGLRATHEGSPARQTVLGHSYGSLVVGVTAREHGLAADALVFVGSPGVGASHAAELGVPPGEVWASSASGDVIRAARSADELGRRALLGAAPLAALLGWPDRTGHELWFGHDPSAPGFGGRVFDGGRGGHTGYWDPGNPALDGMARVVLGR
- the glmS gene encoding glutamine--fructose-6-phosphate transaminase (isomerizing), which codes for MCGIVGYAGARPALGIVLDGLRRLEYRGYDSAGVAIVCDDQLLTEKKAGKLANLEKVLSERAADDPTSCAASPIGIGDGTTGIGHTRWATHGGPTDRNAHPHVAPDGRVAVIHNGIIENFAKLRAELEADGVQFASDTDTECAAHLLSAALADLRAAGQPDGPQLLAAGMRVVCQRLEGAFTLLAVDAAVPGAVVGARRNSPLVVGRGDGENYLASDVAAFIEHTREAVELGQDQIVLITGDSIEITDFEGRPAAGKDFHIDWDSSAAEKGGYDWFMLKEIEEQPQAIADTLLGRLTETGEIALDEVRLSDQDLRDVDKIFIVACGTAYHAGMVAKYAIEHWTRIPCEVELASEFRYRDPVLDRSTLIVVISQSGETMDTLMALRHAKDQKARVLAICNTNGSTIPRESDAVLYTHGGPEIAVASTKAFLTQVVACYLIGLHLAQVRGIKFADEVGAVVAQLQEIPGKLRELLDRIEPVRELARDLKSEPTVLFIGRHVGYPVALEGALKLKELAYMHAEGFAAGELKHGPIALIDKGTPVICVVPSPVGRGMLHDKVVSNIQEVRARGARTIVIAEEGDEAVVRYADHLIYVPRTPTLLAPLVTTVPLQVFAAEIADARGHDVDQPRNLAKSVTVE